One Terriglobia bacterium DNA segment encodes these proteins:
- a CDS encoding type II toxin-antitoxin system ParD family antitoxin: MTGEGESVLTEAERAEQQRNADSQTLSITLPEHLKESADNQIGAGRYSSVSDYIGALIREDQKRQKRSA, translated from the coding sequence GTGACCGGGGAGGGCGAGAGCGTCCTCACTGAGGCGGAACGCGCGGAGCAGCAGCGCAATGCCGACTCGCAGACCCTGAGCATCACTCTGCCGGAGCACCTCAAAGAGTCTGCCGACAATCAGATCGGCGCCGGGCGATACAGCAGCGTCAGCGACTACATCGGCGCGCTGATCCGGGAGGATCAGAAGCGCCAGAAACGCTCCGCCTGA
- a CDS encoding DUF433 domain-containing protein codes for MSYQDIITIEADKRGGKPCIRGMRITVYDVLEYLASGMTEQQILEDFPELTAGDIRACLEFAADRERKLVSIPPQ; via the coding sequence ATGAGTTACCAAGACATCATAACGATCGAGGCCGACAAGCGAGGGGGGAAGCCGTGCATCCGGGGAATGCGCATAACGGTCTACGACGTCCTGGAGTACCTCGCTTCGGGCATGACTGAACAGCAGATTCTTGAGGACTTCCCTGAACTCACTGCAGGCGACATCCGCGCATGTCTTGAATTCGCGGCCGACCGCGAACGAAAGCTCGTGTCCATACCGCCCCAGTGA